One Ammoniphilus sp. CFH 90114 genomic window carries:
- the gcvT gene encoding glycine cleavage system aminomethyltransferase GcvT, protein MSELKRTPLFSVYAKYGAKTIDFGGWELPVQFSSIKEEHEAVRERAGLFDVSHMGEVDVIGPDALAFVQKMTTNDASKLVVNQAQYAIMCYPDGGTVDDLLVYKRADDHYLLVINAGNIDKDVSWLKEHEEGNITVSNISSEMAQLALQGPLAEQVLAKLTDTDLGEIGFFRFLPEVNLGGYKALVSRTGYTGEDGFEIYCHADVAASLWEKILEVGKEEGVLPCGLGARDTLRFEAKLPLYGQELTREISPLEAGLGFAVKLDKEADFIGKAALQEQKDQGVPRKLIGIEMIDRGIPRTHYPVYSGDELIGEVTTGTQSPTLKKNVGLALIRTEYATLDAEVDVEIRGKRVKAQIVKTPFYKRSK, encoded by the coding sequence GTGAGTGAACTGAAGAGAACTCCTTTATTTTCTGTCTATGCAAAATATGGAGCGAAAACGATTGACTTTGGGGGTTGGGAGCTGCCAGTCCAGTTTTCTAGCATCAAGGAGGAGCATGAAGCTGTTCGTGAGCGGGCTGGACTGTTTGATGTTTCTCATATGGGAGAAGTGGACGTTATAGGACCAGACGCACTAGCGTTTGTTCAGAAGATGACGACCAATGATGCTTCAAAATTAGTAGTCAACCAGGCTCAATACGCTATCATGTGTTACCCAGACGGCGGTACGGTGGATGATCTCCTTGTTTATAAAAGAGCGGACGATCATTATTTGCTAGTGATCAATGCAGGCAATATTGATAAAGACGTCTCCTGGTTAAAAGAGCATGAAGAAGGCAACATCACGGTTTCAAATATCTCAAGTGAAATGGCTCAACTAGCTTTACAAGGTCCACTGGCTGAACAAGTATTAGCTAAGCTTACAGATACGGACCTTGGGGAGATTGGTTTTTTTCGCTTCCTGCCTGAAGTGAATCTAGGAGGATATAAAGCTTTAGTTTCTCGCACGGGATATACGGGAGAAGATGGATTTGAGATCTATTGTCATGCTGATGTTGCTGCATCGCTTTGGGAGAAAATTCTTGAAGTAGGCAAAGAAGAAGGAGTCCTCCCTTGTGGACTTGGCGCAAGGGATACCCTTCGATTTGAAGCGAAGCTTCCCCTTTACGGACAGGAATTGACGCGAGAGATTTCCCCATTAGAGGCGGGATTAGGATTTGCTGTGAAATTAGATAAGGAAGCCGATTTTATAGGCAAAGCAGCACTTCAAGAACAAAAAGACCAAGGGGTCCCTCGGAAATTAATAGGAATCGAAATGATTGATCGAGGCATCCCAAGGACACATTACCCTGTTTATTCTGGCGATGAGCTAATTGGGGAAGTCACAACGGGAACACAGTCCCCTACCTTAAAGAAGAACGTGGGTCTAGCACTGATTCGTACAGAGTATGCCACCCTAGATGCAGAGGTTGATGTGGAGATCCGTGGAAAGCGCGTCAAAGCCCAAATTGTTAAGACGCCCTTCTATAAGCGGAGTAAATAG
- a CDS encoding glycine cleavage system protein H codes for MTYLHPDYFYTRDHVWVQDIGQDRIRIGITSFAAEKLGTVIHVELPLEETTGKSGQPIGTIESSKTVSDLYSPILGGILEVNWTLEESPERINEDPYGEGWIAVMDSPSTVDVRLFMTAEEYDVYIKEE; via the coding sequence ATGACTTACCTACATCCTGACTACTTTTATACCCGTGATCACGTATGGGTACAAGATATCGGGCAGGATCGGATACGAATCGGCATTACCTCATTCGCTGCGGAGAAGCTAGGGACGGTTATTCATGTCGAACTTCCTTTAGAGGAAACGACAGGGAAGTCGGGGCAACCTATAGGTACGATCGAATCCTCTAAAACGGTGAGTGATCTCTACTCCCCCATTCTCGGAGGCATTTTAGAGGTCAATTGGACCTTAGAGGAATCACCGGAACGGATTAATGAAGATCCATATGGTGAAGGCTGGATTGCGGTGATGGATTCTCCTTCTACCGTAGATGTTCGTTTGTTTATGACTGCAGAAGAATATGATGTATATATAAAGGAGGAGTAA
- the gcvPA gene encoding aminomethyl-transferring glycine dehydrogenase subunit GcvPA encodes MIYRYLPMTTEDKKEMLSFLGIQDVNELFSDIPANVRFQGKLNIPEALSEPEIVRYFSQLASQNVNSNEYSYFLGAGIYDHYIPSTVNHVLLRGEFYTAYTPYQPEISQGELQAIFEFQTMVAELTGMDVANSSMYDGPTALAEAANLAVGGAKGKKVIVSKTVHPEARSILKVNGKGQGYEVVEVDHKDGVTDLEALELGCDENTAAVIVQYPNFFGSVEDLAAIEKIAHQHKGLFVVSSNPLALGVLEPPGAFGADIVVGDMQPFGIPMQLGGPTCGYFAVKEKWMRKIPGRIVGQTTDTNGKRGFVLTLQAREQHIRREKATSNICSNQALNALAASVAMTALGKRGVQEMAMLNVQKTQYAKSQIDKIPGYEVASPGPVFNEFVVKVPGNVGDINRSLLQHKIVGGYDLGRDYPELNGYMLLAVTEIRTKQEIDALVNGLEAITRG; translated from the coding sequence GTGATCTATCGATACCTTCCCATGACAACGGAAGATAAGAAAGAAATGCTATCTTTCTTGGGAATTCAAGATGTAAACGAACTGTTTTCAGATATTCCAGCAAATGTACGTTTTCAAGGTAAATTAAACATTCCAGAAGCTCTATCTGAACCGGAAATTGTTCGATATTTTTCTCAGCTAGCTTCCCAAAATGTAAACAGTAATGAGTATTCCTATTTCCTTGGGGCAGGAATCTATGATCATTACATCCCGAGTACAGTGAATCATGTGCTTCTACGCGGAGAATTTTATACAGCATACACTCCCTATCAACCCGAGATCAGTCAAGGCGAATTACAGGCTATTTTTGAGTTTCAGACGATGGTTGCTGAATTAACAGGGATGGACGTAGCCAATTCTTCTATGTATGATGGTCCGACTGCGTTGGCTGAGGCAGCGAATCTAGCTGTCGGTGGGGCTAAAGGCAAGAAAGTGATCGTCTCTAAAACCGTACATCCAGAGGCTCGTTCCATTTTGAAGGTGAATGGTAAGGGACAGGGATACGAAGTCGTGGAAGTGGATCATAAGGATGGGGTTACGGATCTCGAGGCACTTGAACTTGGGTGCGACGAAAATACAGCAGCGGTTATCGTCCAATACCCAAACTTCTTTGGGAGTGTTGAGGATTTAGCTGCTATAGAAAAAATTGCTCATCAACATAAAGGATTGTTTGTTGTATCTTCCAACCCGTTGGCGCTTGGTGTGCTAGAACCACCTGGAGCCTTTGGAGCTGATATTGTAGTAGGAGATATGCAGCCTTTTGGTATACCCATGCAATTGGGTGGGCCAACATGTGGATACTTCGCTGTGAAAGAAAAATGGATGCGCAAGATTCCAGGAAGAATCGTTGGACAGACGACAGATACCAATGGAAAACGTGGATTCGTGTTGACGCTTCAAGCACGGGAACAACATATCCGCCGTGAAAAAGCTACTTCTAACATCTGTTCTAATCAGGCATTGAATGCCTTGGCTGCATCGGTGGCGATGACAGCGTTAGGCAAGCGCGGAGTGCAGGAAATGGCCATGTTGAACGTCCAAAAGACCCAATATGCTAAGAGCCAAATAGATAAAATTCCTGGGTACGAGGTAGCTTCCCCAGGCCCAGTCTTTAATGAATTCGTCGTGAAAGTCCCTGGGAATGTGGGAGATATTAACCGCTCTTTGCTTCAACACAAAATTGTTGGGGGATATGACTTGGGACGTGACTATCCAGAGTTAAATGGATATATGTTGCTAGCGGTTACCGAGATTCGTACGAAGCAAGAAATTGATGCACTTGTGAATGGATTGGAGGCGATCACTCGTGGTTAA
- the gcvPB gene encoding aminomethyl-transferring glycine dehydrogenase subunit GcvPB: protein MVKDQDKALIFEISKAGRHAYSLPACDVPEVDITSVLPGQFIRQEPAELPEVSELELVRHYTELSNRNHGIDNGFYPLGSCTMKYNPKINEDVARYAGFAKIHPYQAEETIQGALKVMYDLQTELAEITGMDEVTLQPAAGAQGEWTALMMIRAYHESRGENRTKVIVPDTAHGTNPASASVAGLDTVTISSDENGLVNVEELRKAVGPDTAALMLTNPNTLGLFEEHILEIAEIVHEAGGLLYYDGANANAILGIARPGDMGFDVVHLNLHKTFTGPHGGGGPGSGPIGCKKELSPFIPRPQVVKDGEQYRLNYDIPESIGRVKGYYGNFGINLRAFVYIRSNGPEGLLRVSQEAVLNANYMMRKLAPYYDLPYDRVCKHEFVLSGRRQKKLGVRTLDIAKRLLDFGYHPPTIYFPLIVEECMMFEPTETESKETIDQFIDVMIQIAKEAEENPSVVQEAPHHTVVTRLDEVTAARKPVLRYKKQ from the coding sequence GTGGTTAAGGATCAAGATAAAGCACTCATTTTTGAGATTAGTAAAGCGGGTCGTCATGCCTATTCTTTGCCAGCTTGCGATGTGCCTGAAGTAGATATAACGTCCGTCTTGCCTGGACAGTTTATCCGCCAAGAGCCGGCTGAACTTCCTGAGGTGTCCGAGTTAGAGCTTGTTCGCCACTACACGGAACTGTCTAATCGCAATCACGGGATTGACAATGGATTCTATCCGTTAGGTTCTTGTACGATGAAATATAACCCTAAGATAAACGAAGACGTGGCTCGTTACGCTGGATTTGCCAAGATTCATCCTTATCAGGCAGAAGAGACGATCCAAGGTGCATTAAAAGTGATGTATGACCTTCAGACAGAACTCGCCGAGATCACGGGGATGGATGAAGTTACTCTTCAGCCAGCTGCCGGAGCCCAAGGCGAGTGGACGGCGTTAATGATGATTCGCGCTTACCATGAGAGCCGTGGAGAGAATCGAACGAAGGTCATTGTTCCGGACACCGCTCATGGTACGAACCCAGCAAGTGCTTCTGTCGCCGGCTTAGATACAGTGACTATTTCCTCTGATGAAAATGGCCTTGTCAATGTAGAAGAGCTACGTAAAGCTGTCGGTCCGGATACAGCAGCCCTTATGTTGACTAACCCTAATACACTAGGTTTATTTGAAGAACATATTCTGGAAATTGCCGAAATCGTACATGAGGCAGGCGGACTGCTATATTATGATGGAGCAAATGCGAATGCCATTCTTGGTATTGCTCGACCTGGGGATATGGGATTTGACGTCGTTCACCTAAACTTGCACAAAACATTTACTGGCCCACACGGAGGTGGGGGACCGGGCTCTGGTCCAATCGGTTGTAAGAAGGAGCTATCTCCGTTTATTCCTAGACCGCAGGTGGTCAAAGATGGCGAACAATATCGCTTAAATTATGATATTCCTGAGTCCATCGGACGAGTGAAAGGGTACTACGGGAACTTCGGGATCAACTTGCGTGCATTCGTCTATATACGCTCCAATGGACCAGAAGGGTTGCTTCGTGTTTCCCAAGAGGCTGTATTAAATGCAAACTATATGATGAGAAAGCTTGCCCCTTATTATGATCTACCTTATGATCGAGTGTGTAAGCATGAGTTTGTGTTATCTGGTCGCCGTCAGAAAAAGCTGGGCGTAAGAACGTTGGATATAGCGAAAAGATTGCTAGACTTCGGCTACCACCCGCCAACCATTTACTTCCCGTTAATTGTGGAAGAGTGTATGATGTTTGAACCGACTGAAACCGAATCGAAAGAAACCATCGATCAGTTTATCGATGTGATGATTCAAATTGCGAAGGAAGCCGAAGAGAATCCTTCGGTCGTTCAGGAAGCTCCACATCACACCGTCGTGACTCGTTTGGACGAAGTGACAGCTGCAAGAAAGCCGGTACTCCGTTATAAGAAACAGTAG
- a CDS encoding biotin/lipoate A/B protein ligase family protein yields MREKAKWRFIDSGPMSPAMNMAIDEAILTIHSQGKTPPTVRFYTWEPSTLSIGYFQKAEKEIDHEAVRKYGLGFVRRQTGGRAVLHDQELTYSVVVSESYPGMPTQVNEAYRVISNGLLEGFQTLGFHAEMVSLASEEEKAKYASMGSSACFDSPSWYELVVEGKKVAGSAQTRQKGTILQHGSILLDFDVDKLFNVLRFPSERVKERMKASFLEKAVAINHLSSRIVTLVEAHEAFYQGFEAGLGMELIPSVLTEEELELAEHLARDRYSHKDWNFKR; encoded by the coding sequence ATGAGAGAAAAAGCAAAATGGAGATTTATCGATTCTGGCCCCATGTCGCCAGCCATGAACATGGCGATCGATGAAGCCATCCTCACTATACATAGTCAAGGAAAAACGCCGCCAACTGTAAGATTCTATACATGGGAGCCGTCTACTTTATCGATCGGATACTTCCAAAAGGCAGAGAAGGAGATTGATCACGAGGCAGTTCGTAAGTATGGTTTGGGATTCGTTCGCCGCCAGACGGGGGGAAGGGCGGTTCTTCATGATCAAGAACTTACATACAGTGTGGTTGTGTCAGAGTCTTATCCAGGTATGCCAACTCAAGTGAATGAAGCTTATCGTGTGATAAGCAATGGCCTATTGGAAGGATTTCAAACCCTTGGTTTTCATGCAGAGATGGTATCCCTAGCATCAGAGGAAGAAAAAGCGAAATATGCATCCATGGGTTCTTCAGCCTGCTTTGATTCTCCTTCATGGTATGAGCTGGTTGTCGAGGGGAAGAAGGTTGCCGGAAGTGCACAAACAAGACAAAAGGGAACGATTCTTCAGCATGGCTCGATCTTACTTGATTTTGATGTGGATAAGCTGTTTAATGTCTTAAGATTTCCCTCCGAGCGTGTAAAGGAGAGAATGAAAGCATCATTTCTAGAGAAGGCGGTTGCCATTAATCACCTAAGCTCGAGAATAGTGACTTTAGTCGAGGCACATGAAGCTTTTTATCAGGGGTTCGAGGCTGGTCTTGGAATGGAGCTGATACCAAGCGTTCTGACGGAGGAAGAATTGGAGTTGGCCGAACACCTGGCAAGGGATCGATATAGCCATAAGGATTGGAATTTCAAGAGGTAA